From Spirochaetales bacterium, the proteins below share one genomic window:
- a CDS encoding anti-sigma factor antagonist: MELKIRKSGSIYIIDVNGEMDLYNSYKLKELILKMMDKKIQHYIINLEKVDYIDSSGIGALIYICSTVKKNNMKLRIANIHGSVKKVIELTKLMGYFPISNSIDEAINKIEAE; the protein is encoded by the coding sequence ATGGAACTGAAAATAAGGAAATCGGGGTCAATCTATATAATCGATGTCAATGGTGAAATGGATCTCTATAATTCCTATAAACTCAAAGAACTTATCCTCAAGATGATGGACAAAAAAATCCAGCACTATATTATAAATCTCGAAAAGGTTGATTATATTGACAGCAGCGGGATAGGCGCTTTGATTTATATTTGTTCCACGGTGAAAAAGAACAATATGAAATTACGAATTGCCAATATACACGGGTCGGTTAAGAAGGTTATTGAATTAACGAAGCTTATGGGGTATTTCCCGATTTCAAACAGCATTGACGAAGCAATTAATAAAATTGAAGCAGAATAA
- a CDS encoding ATP-binding protein, which produces MMGESEEIKEIKVDEKSPLFEKTGMFYKEFPSDYRQIRYFTLLIVQKAPPEIKEINLLEQQVSELIKNAVKHGNKNDINKKVRVWYNFDSHSAQLIVEDEGEGFKNLEVWNDFNKKRTECFLRQDFENMAEFVSFRTEKSDENDGGNALFAAVEYWNMGVIFNNKKNCVAVKKRFPKKHFGVEIEEDK; this is translated from the coding sequence ATGATGGGTGAATCGGAAGAAATTAAAGAAATAAAAGTCGATGAAAAGAGTCCTCTTTTTGAAAAGACGGGTATGTTCTACAAGGAGTTTCCGAGCGATTACCGGCAAATCCGGTATTTTACGCTTTTAATTGTTCAAAAGGCACCGCCGGAAATAAAAGAAATAAACCTCCTGGAGCAGCAGGTAAGTGAACTGATCAAAAACGCCGTAAAACACGGCAATAAAAACGATATTAACAAAAAAGTGAGGGTCTGGTACAATTTTGATTCCCATTCCGCACAACTGATCGTCGAAGATGAAGGAGAGGGTTTTAAAAACCTCGAAGTATGGAACGATTTCAATAAAAAACGAACCGAGTGCTTTTTACGCCAGGATTTCGAGAATATGGCCGAATTCGTTTCGTTCCGGACAGAGAAAAGTGATGAAAATGACGGCGGAAACGCACTCTTCGCGGCAGTGGAGTACTGGAACATGGGGGTGATTTTCAACAACAAGAAGAATTGTGTCGCCGTCAAGAAACGGTTTCCCAAAAAACATTTTGGCGTCGAAATCGAGGAAGATAAATAG
- a CDS encoding PilZ domain-containing protein, with translation MGVKISRIEKEFIFRKIQDNLIPLKIMFEKTETTVTLARFSETEIFFDCGDADISHIRQYGELTVFFTFENSYHTFASKIRSITGNIIGIKQPENVYKNLQRQYERMKAQDNVSVYFTTKGKRINIDFPKTRGVHFIENATFSDNFDNSSIDGLLKTFRKKMDGRVSDNKIVMMRNRIPATYEENLMAKTGKIIWLPKIEDGFVIKSVFPEKIVLTQKDLMSYEEEAGTPKSSIGNKIRNLLDKKLSKGYFSQLYCPLLYNVYLVGYIYLHTDAESQKTIDMHLLTYVYEFSKILCFSLKKNGYFKAIDSHDIDYDVPLIDISASGLLFAHNEKTLSLDLPLQSRLTVTLKIKVRKIEILCEVTRKYRDNNTFYYALKYLKITPEDFRFIFEFIYGKTYIPEDDENRTDLLSSRLSGM, from the coding sequence TAAAAATCAGCAGGATCGAAAAAGAGTTCATATTCAGGAAAATCCAGGACAACCTCATCCCCCTCAAAATAATGTTCGAAAAAACCGAGACTACCGTCACCCTTGCCAGATTCAGCGAAACTGAAATCTTTTTCGACTGCGGGGATGCGGATATTTCCCATATCAGGCAATATGGCGAACTTACCGTTTTTTTTACCTTTGAAAACAGCTATCACACATTCGCATCAAAAATCAGATCAATAACCGGAAATATCATCGGTATAAAACAACCGGAAAATGTCTATAAAAATCTTCAAAGGCAATATGAACGAATGAAAGCGCAGGACAACGTCTCCGTCTATTTCACGACAAAAGGGAAGCGGATCAATATCGATTTTCCGAAAACCCGGGGCGTGCATTTCATTGAAAACGCGACGTTTTCGGACAACTTCGATAATTCGAGTATCGATGGACTCCTAAAAACCTTCAGAAAAAAAATGGACGGGAGGGTTTCGGATAATAAAATCGTCATGATGAGAAACAGGATTCCCGCCACCTACGAAGAAAACCTCATGGCAAAAACCGGAAAAATAATCTGGCTTCCGAAAATCGAAGACGGGTTCGTCATAAAAAGCGTTTTCCCGGAGAAAATCGTTCTTACCCAGAAAGACCTCATGAGTTACGAAGAAGAAGCGGGAACGCCGAAAAGTTCGATCGGGAACAAGATCAGGAACCTGCTCGATAAAAAATTGTCGAAAGGCTATTTTTCACAACTTTATTGCCCCCTGCTCTACAATGTATATCTGGTCGGTTATATCTACCTCCATACGGACGCCGAGTCCCAAAAGACGATCGACATGCATCTTCTCACATATGTTTATGAGTTTTCAAAGATCCTCTGCTTCTCGTTGAAGAAAAACGGCTATTTTAAAGCGATCGATTCACATGATATCGACTATGATGTTCCCCTGATTGATATCAGTGCTTCGGGTCTTCTTTTTGCCCACAATGAAAAGACACTTTCATTGGATCTCCCCCTTCAATCCAGGCTGACCGTGACCCTGAAGATCAAAGTACGGAAAATCGAGATTTTATGCGAAGTGACGAGAAAATACAGGGATAACAATACATTTTATTACGCCTTGAAGTATTTAAAAATCACGCCCGAGGATTTCAGATTCATTTTCGAGTTTATTTACGGAAAAACCTATATTCCGGAAGACGACGAAAACAGGACGGATCTCCTTTCATCCCGGCTTTCCGGCATGTAA